In the genome of Methylophaga nitratireducenticrescens, one region contains:
- a CDS encoding EAL domain-containing protein: MARAEGILRLLIVDDSLTEADAVINTLRSAGHAVRAGREDDFDALEQSLCKQSWDLLVCRDHLPTLAPVEIVNLIKRLGKDLPCVVITEHKEAEKELFRTGVQDVVLKDDVERLQFVAERELDNLFMRRLGRRNERALRESEKRSRALLESSRDAVAYMHEGMHLYVNHAYLTLFGYEEQEEIDGLPILDLVNGEDHAKFKMVFRQFTEQNDAKPATVTVQCLRNDGFVFDADIEFSHAQVEGEDCTQVVVRDRSSTITDDNEQFILLRDFDLLTGLYNRSRFVDELQQTVNQAAENQKDSALLYMVLDDFQQIKEMVGLATSDMVIKSVAELLRKTAQDGETLGRYGDQIFTIVIPDADENVVNQRAEAFLKSVDEFVSHANGKIIDLHCSIGIARISENMASAQTALENADKACTIAQHAGGNQTARFQDKMTQADTTDLSAWQAILQNALKKDLFSIHFQPIVGLHGPQQELYDILLRLQDSDKTLRAEEFIQYAVKLQMMTEVDKWVIRTALKKLAEHHQTHPKTRFFIKLSEQTLHEKDYVDWLSATLAAHNLTGQALIFEISETAALDNLEDTKNTIAKLKAIGCEFGLEHFGSGIDFSHSLSVLDVDYLKINGNFVENMAHDAENQAAIKAIVEMAKHADKRTIAEFVSDAVSMALLWRLGVDYAQGFYIHKPSDRLDYNFEEEDL; this comes from the coding sequence ATGCATTAGAACAGTCTTTATGTAAACAAAGCTGGGACCTTCTTGTTTGCCGGGATCATTTACCAACCTTGGCGCCTGTTGAAATTGTTAACTTGATCAAACGTCTGGGTAAAGATCTTCCGTGTGTCGTCATTACCGAACATAAAGAAGCAGAAAAAGAGCTGTTTCGAACGGGTGTTCAAGATGTTGTCTTAAAAGATGATGTTGAACGGTTGCAGTTTGTCGCAGAGCGCGAGTTGGATAATTTATTTATGCGGCGTCTGGGACGGCGTAATGAACGGGCGCTTCGCGAAAGTGAAAAACGTTCTCGTGCGCTGCTGGAAAGTTCGCGAGATGCTGTCGCCTATATGCACGAGGGTATGCATTTATATGTTAATCATGCCTACCTCACTTTGTTTGGTTATGAAGAGCAGGAAGAAATTGATGGTTTGCCTATCCTGGATCTGGTTAACGGTGAAGACCATGCAAAATTCAAAATGGTTTTCCGGCAGTTCACTGAACAAAATGATGCAAAACCAGCAACAGTAACGGTTCAATGCCTGAGAAACGATGGGTTTGTGTTTGATGCCGATATTGAATTCAGCCATGCTCAAGTGGAGGGAGAAGATTGTACTCAAGTCGTGGTTCGTGACCGAAGTTCAACCATTACCGACGATAATGAACAATTTATTTTATTGCGTGATTTTGATCTACTGACAGGCCTATATAATCGGAGCCGGTTTGTGGATGAGTTACAGCAAACCGTTAATCAGGCAGCTGAAAACCAAAAAGATTCTGCATTACTGTATATGGTGCTTGATGATTTCCAGCAGATAAAAGAAATGGTTGGCTTGGCAACCAGTGATATGGTTATTAAAAGCGTTGCTGAATTGTTACGCAAAACGGCACAGGATGGAGAAACATTAGGACGTTACGGTGACCAGATTTTTACCATAGTCATCCCTGACGCAGATGAAAATGTCGTAAACCAGCGCGCAGAAGCTTTTCTGAAAAGCGTTGATGAATTTGTTTCTCATGCCAACGGTAAAATTATTGATCTGCATTGCAGTATCGGCATTGCTCGCATCAGTGAAAATATGGCGTCAGCCCAGACTGCTCTGGAAAATGCTGATAAGGCCTGTACGATCGCTCAGCATGCTGGCGGTAATCAAACAGCCCGGTTCCAGGACAAAATGACACAAGCTGATACCACTGATCTTTCAGCTTGGCAGGCAATATTACAAAATGCGCTGAAAAAAGATTTATTCAGTATTCACTTTCAGCCTATAGTCGGTTTACACGGTCCGCAGCAAGAACTTTATGACATTTTGTTGAGACTCCAAGACAGTGACAAAACTTTGCGAGCGGAAGAATTTATTCAATATGCCGTCAAATTACAAATGATGACGGAAGTCGATAAATGGGTAATTCGTACGGCACTGAAAAAACTTGCAGAACATCACCAGACCCACCCAAAAACTCGTTTTTTTATAAAACTTTCCGAACAAACGTTGCACGAAAAAGATTATGTAGACTGGCTATCGGCAACTCTGGCAGCACACAATCTGACCGGCCAGGCGTTGATTTTTGAAATCAGTGAAACTGCTGCATTGGATAATCTTGAAGATACCAAAAATACCATTGCCAAGTTGAAGGCTATCGGTTGTGAATTTGGTCTTGAGCACTTCGGTTCCGGTATTGATTTCTCACATAGCCTGAGCGTGCTGGATGTTGATTATCTGAAAATTAATGGCAATTTTGTTGAGAATATGGCGCATGATGCCGAAAATCAGGCAGCAATCAAAGCCATCGTCGAAATGGCAAAACATGCTGATAAACGCACTATTGCCGAATTTGTCTCAGATGCTGTCAGCATGGCTCTGCTATGGCGATTAGGTGTCGATTATGCTCAGGGATTTTATATTCATAAACCTTCGGATCGGCTTGATTACAACTTTGAAGAAGAAGATCTTTAG
- the htpX gene encoding protease HtpX — translation MKRIMLYLATNIAVLAVLSVTMRLLGIDSLLDEQGAGLNMTSLLIFAGIIGFSGSFISLAISKWTAKRLTGAEVITSPKNSTEKWLVDTVSRQAQQAGIGMPEVAIFQSPQPNAFATGMNRNNALVAVSSGLMQTMTQDEVEAVLAHEVSHVANGDMVTMALIQGVVNTFVIVLSRVIGHLVDRTVFKTERGHGPAFWITSIIAELVLGILASIIVMWFSRQREFRADAGAARLVGSGKMIAALQRLAGTADEPLPDQLHAFGISGGRAGISALFMTHPSLEKRIEALRTGRR, via the coding sequence ATGAAACGAATCATGTTGTACCTTGCCACCAATATTGCGGTGTTAGCGGTATTAAGCGTGACAATGAGACTGCTCGGTATAGATAGCCTGCTGGATGAGCAAGGTGCAGGTTTAAATATGACTTCCTTACTTATTTTTGCGGGAATTATCGGCTTCAGTGGTTCATTCATTTCTCTGGCGATTTCCAAATGGACTGCCAAACGACTGACTGGCGCCGAGGTGATTACCTCTCCTAAAAACTCAACTGAAAAGTGGCTGGTTGACACGGTTTCACGCCAAGCACAACAGGCGGGCATCGGAATGCCTGAAGTGGCCATCTTCCAATCCCCCCAACCTAATGCTTTTGCCACCGGCATGAATCGTAACAACGCATTAGTTGCGGTCAGCAGCGGTCTGATGCAAACCATGACTCAAGATGAAGTTGAAGCCGTTTTAGCTCATGAAGTCAGCCATGTTGCGAATGGAGACATGGTCACCATGGCGTTAATCCAAGGGGTAGTCAATACATTCGTTATTGTATTATCAAGAGTCATTGGTCATTTAGTGGACCGGACAGTTTTCAAAACCGAACGAGGTCATGGTCCAGCTTTTTGGATTACCTCAATCATTGCAGAATTAGTGCTGGGTATTCTCGCCAGTATTATCGTGATGTGGTTCAGTCGTCAGCGTGAGTTTCGTGCTGATGCCGGTGCAGCAAGACTGGTTGGCTCAGGTAAAATGATTGCTGCATTACAACGTTTGGCCGGAACTGCCGATGAACCTTTACCGGATCAATTACATGCGTTTGGTATTTCCGGTGGCCGAGCAGGTATATCAGCGTTATTTATGACTCACCCTTCACTTGAAAAACGTATTGAGGCATTACGCACAGGACGTCGCTAA
- a CDS encoding ATP-grasp domain-containing protein yields the protein MAGHPRLLLIVAQSARMLAQSARREGFTPRVADCFADIDTLEAADRFLKLSALDNLEAHQWLQAIITLSDDEPCWLICGTGIERFYPALLQLPPHIKFAGPSYECFEQICLPEKWITILDSLSLPHPPTTFQKKQTSNSKWLAKSAASWGGTHIVEANSVAESPDRYYQQYIEGISGSVLFLAAANDIQLLLFNQQFTRETNDFSLKAITNELQLNPNQRQFLHQALQKLTLRLALSGLMSLDFLLNPAGEIFLLEINPRPTASCQLLPATASIINWQLTGSTGFIPEATDELSKKKRLLWFCFAPEQIIIPADFDWPDYCNDLPAGGSVIDKDDIICSLMLDETEQNNAHHLAKILVKHLSVTA from the coding sequence ATGGCTGGTCATCCCAGGCTCCTGTTGATCGTTGCACAAAGCGCAAGAATGTTGGCGCAATCGGCTAGACGTGAGGGTTTTACCCCCCGTGTAGCTGATTGCTTTGCTGACATTGATACCCTCGAAGCTGCGGATAGATTTTTGAAACTATCTGCGTTGGATAACCTTGAAGCCCATCAATGGCTACAGGCCATTATTACCTTAAGTGATGATGAGCCATGCTGGTTAATCTGTGGCACCGGTATCGAGCGTTTTTATCCTGCCCTGTTACAATTACCCCCCCATATCAAATTTGCAGGCCCCTCATATGAATGCTTTGAGCAGATTTGCCTTCCTGAAAAATGGATTACGATACTGGATAGTTTATCTTTACCCCATCCACCAACAACATTTCAAAAAAAACAGACGTCAAATAGTAAATGGTTAGCCAAATCGGCTGCCAGTTGGGGAGGAACGCATATTGTTGAAGCAAATTCGGTAGCAGAAAGTCCCGACCGTTATTATCAACAATACATTGAGGGTATCAGTGGATCCGTACTGTTTCTGGCTGCAGCGAATGACATTCAATTGTTACTTTTCAACCAGCAATTTACTCGCGAGACCAATGATTTCAGCTTGAAGGCTATTACCAATGAGCTGCAACTTAATCCAAACCAACGACAATTTCTCCATCAGGCATTACAAAAACTGACCCTGCGACTTGCGTTATCGGGGTTGATGTCTTTAGACTTTCTGCTCAATCCTGCTGGCGAAATCTTTCTGCTAGAAATCAATCCACGGCCTACCGCATCATGTCAATTATTGCCTGCTACCGCTTCAATTATCAATTGGCAACTGACAGGGTCAACTGGTTTTATTCCTGAAGCCACCGATGAACTTTCAAAAAAAAAGCGACTCTTATGGTTTTGTTTTGCCCCGGAACAAATCATTATTCCGGCTGATTTTGACTGGCCAGATTATTGTAATGACCTGCCTGCCGGAGGAAGCGTTATTGATAAGGATGACATCATTTGCAGTTTAATGCTGGACGAAACCGAGCAGAATAATGCTCATCATCTGGCAAAGATATTGGTTAAACATTTATCGGTTACCGCTTGA
- a CDS encoding NAD(P)-dependent methylenetetrahydromethanopterin dehydrogenase codes for MSKRSIIHMLNPMKQNSPFDINMALDAGYDIIMPYNNVELNEVASLTQDAIFSRGPSGVKKTGMFIGGRDIGLAMDMLDAAKSAMVPPFEIPVFADPSGAFTTAAALVACVERELKKQFKQDYKGVKAVVFGGTGPVGLATAVIAALQGAETTIVDHFSLDTALQFSDEARKRYGVNLRATTAASDADKARLLSDADVVFCTAKAGIQVLNASVLGDAKQLKVAGDVNAVAPLGIEGLELMDNGKPLKFASQCPKAVGIGALAIGNVKYKLQQALLRETLESDKPVYLDFRNAFEGARKLV; via the coding sequence ATGTCCAAGCGTTCCATCATTCATATGCTCAACCCTATGAAACAAAACAGTCCGTTTGATATCAACATGGCATTGGATGCCGGTTACGACATCATCATGCCCTACAACAATGTTGAGTTGAATGAGGTGGCCAGCTTAACACAAGATGCCATTTTTTCCCGTGGTCCTTCCGGTGTAAAAAAGACAGGTATGTTTATCGGTGGAAGAGATATTGGCCTGGCGATGGATATGCTTGATGCAGCCAAGTCTGCAATGGTACCGCCATTCGAAATTCCGGTATTTGCTGATCCAAGTGGCGCTTTTACCACTGCAGCGGCGTTAGTGGCCTGTGTCGAACGAGAATTAAAGAAACAGTTCAAACAGGATTACAAAGGTGTTAAAGCGGTTGTGTTTGGCGGTACCGGTCCAGTGGGACTTGCCACCGCAGTAATCGCAGCATTGCAAGGTGCTGAAACCACGATTGTTGATCACTTTTCACTGGATACAGCTCTGCAGTTTTCTGATGAAGCCCGTAAACGTTACGGTGTTAATTTACGAGCCACCACTGCAGCATCTGACGCAGATAAAGCCCGTCTGTTAAGCGATGCTGATGTGGTTTTCTGTACAGCAAAAGCGGGCATTCAGGTATTGAATGCATCCGTACTGGGTGATGCCAAACAACTAAAAGTAGCAGGTGATGTGAATGCAGTTGCACCTTTGGGAATTGAAGGTTTAGAGTTAATGGATAACGGTAAACCTTTGAAATTTGCATCTCAATGTCCAAAAGCGGTTGGTATCGGTGCACTTGCAATAGGTAATGTGAAATATAAACTACAGCAAGCTTTACTCAGAGAAACACTTGAAAGTGATAAACCTGTTTATCTGGATTTCCGAAACGCCTTTGAAGGTGCTCGTAAACTAGTTTAA
- a CDS encoding beta-ribofuranosylaminobenzene 5'-phosphate synthase family protein — MASPVRQQIISVQAPARLHLGFLDLNGGLGRHFGSIGLAIDSHFTHISLTENDNHFLAETQLSDSVQNKINKLIGQFYLTLGKDIPIDLRRVRLHVHSLIPEHAGLGSGTQLALVIGRILATYHQRDYTTPRIAQAMDRGKRSGIGINTFDRGGFVVDAGLGVNSPTPVKLFQHDFPSQWRLVMLMDKNHQGIHGQTEIQAFQQLPAFPLLHSQKICHLTLMQLLPALIEQNIELFGSAVSEIQTLIGQHFAPAQGGQYTSKAIAKLIQHCQSLGFSGMAQSSWGPTSCVFTENQSQADRLIAELRGMINSDSQLQNIELLSATGVNQGAAITIDD; from the coding sequence ATGGCTTCGCCTGTTCGACAGCAAATTATTAGCGTACAGGCACCAGCAAGGCTTCACCTTGGCTTTCTGGATCTAAATGGCGGCTTAGGCCGTCATTTTGGTAGCATCGGCTTAGCAATAGACAGCCACTTCACGCATATCAGCCTGACCGAAAACGACAATCATTTTCTCGCTGAAACACAACTTTCAGATTCGGTACAGAACAAAATTAATAAACTGATCGGTCAGTTTTACCTGACATTGGGAAAAGACATCCCTATCGATCTTCGTCGGGTCAGGTTGCATGTTCATTCGTTAATTCCGGAACATGCAGGGCTGGGGTCAGGCACTCAGTTAGCACTGGTGATTGGTCGTATATTGGCGACATATCATCAACGGGATTACACCACCCCAAGGATAGCTCAAGCAATGGACCGTGGAAAGCGATCTGGTATTGGTATCAATACATTTGATCGTGGCGGTTTTGTGGTCGATGCAGGCTTGGGAGTAAACTCTCCAACACCTGTCAAATTATTTCAGCATGATTTTCCTTCTCAGTGGCGGCTGGTGATGTTGATGGACAAAAACCATCAGGGTATACATGGTCAAACCGAAATTCAGGCTTTTCAACAGTTGCCAGCATTTCCTTTGCTACATAGCCAGAAGATTTGTCATTTGACTTTAATGCAATTACTGCCTGCGCTAATAGAGCAAAATATTGAATTGTTTGGCTCCGCAGTCAGCGAAATTCAGACACTCATTGGTCAACATTTTGCCCCGGCACAAGGCGGCCAATACACCAGCAAGGCAATAGCCAAATTAATACAGCACTGCCAGTCTTTGGGGTTTAGTGGTATGGCACAAAGTTCATGGGGACCAACATCCTGTGTATTTACCGAGAACCAGTCTCAGGCAGATCGTCTTATAGCTGAACTTCGCGGCATGATTAATTCAGATAGTCAATTGCAGAATATCGAATTATTAAGTGCTACTGGTGTAAATCAGGGTGCTGCCATTACAATCGACGACTAG
- a CDS encoding NAD(P)-dependent methylenetetrahydromethanopterin dehydrogenase, whose translation MLNAGEHDEKILLHLDTDTVASTFDQAVAYDSGVDNIIAHGGATRDNVTAHVHGMIFTRGGKNLKNSAIFIGGSNVTASELVGEAVKKAFFGPVRVSVMLDPNGSNTTAAAIARKVMTNYDITGKNVVILGAGPVGQRTALYLLKEGASKVTLTCRSMARSKATVEHMKKAYGVDVIPGETRSDEAVTALLKDAHVAIAAGPAGVCIVPEATWTASKTLEVIADVNAVPPLGVEGMEVMDNGTEKQGVRFYGAIAIGNFKMKVHRGAVASLFDTNDLFLDETTIYDIACKIDNA comes from the coding sequence ATGCTAAATGCAGGAGAACATGATGAAAAAATACTGCTACATCTCGATACTGATACCGTCGCGAGCACTTTTGACCAAGCTGTTGCCTATGACTCGGGGGTTGACAACATCATCGCTCATGGCGGAGCAACTCGTGACAATGTCACCGCTCATGTTCATGGCATGATTTTTACTCGCGGAGGTAAAAACCTTAAAAACAGCGCAATTTTCATTGGTGGTTCAAATGTAACTGCCAGTGAACTGGTTGGAGAAGCGGTAAAAAAAGCATTCTTTGGCCCAGTTCGGGTTTCGGTAATGCTGGATCCAAATGGTTCAAACACTACCGCAGCCGCTATCGCACGTAAAGTAATGACCAATTACGACATAACAGGCAAAAATGTGGTGATTCTTGGTGCTGGCCCTGTTGGACAACGAACGGCATTGTACTTATTGAAAGAAGGAGCCAGTAAAGTAACCTTGACCTGCCGTAGTATGGCTCGCAGTAAAGCTACCGTTGAGCATATGAAGAAGGCTTATGGTGTTGATGTTATTCCTGGCGAAACACGAAGTGATGAAGCAGTTACAGCATTACTCAAAGATGCTCATGTCGCCATTGCTGCCGGGCCCGCAGGTGTTTGTATCGTACCTGAAGCGACTTGGACTGCCAGCAAGACTCTCGAAGTGATCGCAGACGTGAATGCAGTTCCTCCGTTAGGCGTTGAGGGCATGGAGGTTATGGATAATGGAACGGAAAAACAGGGGGTACGTTTTTACGGTGCCATTGCAATTGGTAACTTTAAAATGAAAGTACACCGTGGCGCTGTAGCATCGTTATTTGATACCAATGATTTATTCTTGGATGAAACCACTATTTACGATATCGCCTGCAAAATCGACAACGCTTAG